One genomic window of Eggerthella timonensis includes the following:
- a CDS encoding DUF2156 domain-containing protein, whose amino-acid sequence MEFRSLHLEDKAAIDDVLLPLGRNDSALGFANLYSLTEKYGTQICLEDGTLFVRQLERVPGAIAYYPPLGTRDIARDVRRLLDEARAEGHELRLVGLSPEERQRLDADLPGAFDFSSDRNFADYLYLTDTIAAYEGPGLAKKRRETNKFFQLYGSEATFEPITLDCMDELRAYQQRWFETSRRRGTDEHPLELEHRKILLDMDCFEALDLEGILLRIGGVVEGYAYGSVLPGGAFDVMVLKGNLDYRFVWRALLRELARFCVGKAAYLNLEEDLGLPGLRENKMSYQPCALMEKFQGRLL is encoded by the coding sequence ATGGAATTCAGATCCCTCCACCTTGAGGACAAGGCCGCCATCGACGACGTGCTGCTGCCGCTCGGCCGCAACGACTCGGCGCTCGGGTTCGCGAACCTCTACTCGCTCACCGAGAAGTACGGCACCCAGATATGCCTCGAAGACGGCACGCTGTTCGTGCGCCAGCTCGAGCGCGTCCCGGGGGCGATCGCCTACTACCCGCCGCTCGGCACCCGCGACATCGCCCGCGACGTCCGCAGGCTCCTGGACGAAGCGCGCGCCGAAGGCCACGAGCTGCGACTGGTGGGCCTCTCGCCCGAGGAGCGGCAACGGCTCGACGCCGACCTGCCGGGCGCGTTCGACTTCTCCTCCGACCGCAATTTCGCCGACTACCTCTACCTCACCGACACGATCGCGGCGTACGAGGGCCCCGGGCTGGCGAAGAAGCGCCGCGAGACGAACAAGTTCTTCCAGCTGTACGGCAGCGAGGCGACCTTCGAGCCCATCACCCTCGACTGCATGGACGAGCTGCGCGCCTACCAGCAGCGCTGGTTCGAGACGAGCCGTCGCCGCGGCACCGACGAACATCCTCTCGAACTCGAGCATCGCAAGATCCTGCTCGACATGGACTGCTTCGAGGCGCTCGATCTCGAAGGCATCCTCCTGCGCATCGGCGGAGTCGTCGAGGGGTACGCGTACGGCAGCGTGCTGCCCGGCGGCGCGTTCGACGTCATGGTGCTCAAGGGCAATCTCGACTACCGGTTCGTGTGGCGCGCGCTGCTGCGCGAGCTGGCCCGCTTCTGCGTCGGCAAGGCGGCCTACCTCAACCTCGAAGAGGATCTCGGCCTGCCCGGCCTGCGCGAGAACAAGATGAGCTACCAGCCTTGCGCCCTCATGGAGAAGTTCCAGGGCCGCCTGCTGTAG